From Brienomyrus brachyistius isolate T26 chromosome 21, BBRACH_0.4, whole genome shotgun sequence, the proteins below share one genomic window:
- the LOC125717148 gene encoding uncharacterized protein LOC125717148, translating to MTRNKRIAKAVSWSNDRYWATWDKWMEVIDWEDEEELCSPAESPSDQADRSIVSHTRKPIAKAVSWTDDVYWAAWDKWDEIICWGEEGECSPATPPINQPGRDKGLDMHGLEVFLLNERTVSIKPADDHQDRLKIGAVVVDLCQFELDGVNDKFEIVEIQIGEVKLEETAERGFNSEFELEIMDVEIEVVDSEFQLNALNWEIAGTKVDKLLVEHLNINNLEAGSTQVSVAVSPSI from the exons atgacgag aaacaaacgaattgcaaaagctgtcagctggagcaacgatcgatactgggcaacttgggacaagtggatggaagtgattgactgggaagatgaggaagagctgtgctccccagcagaatcaccctctgaccaggctgaccgttccatcgtgtcacacacccgaaagccaattgccaaggcagttagctggacggatgatgtgtattgggcagcctgggacaagtgggatgagatcatctgctggggtgaagaaggagagtgctccccagcaactccacccatcaaccagcctgggagggataaggggttagacatgcatgggttagaggtttttctgttaaatgaaaggacagtctccataaagcctgcagatgaccaccaagacaggctgaaaataggagccgtagtggtcgacctctgccagtttgagctagatggtgtaaatgataaatttgaaattgtcgaaatacaaattggagaggtcaaattggaggagactgcagagaggggttttaattcagaatttgaattggaaattatggatgtggagatagaggttgtagacagtgaattccagctgaatgctcttaattgggaaattgctggaactaaagtggacaaattattagtggaacacctgaacataaataatctagaagcaggcagt ACACAGGTGTCTGTGGCGGTGTCACCTTCAATTTaa